The Sphingobium sp. JS3065 genome includes a region encoding these proteins:
- a CDS encoding enoyl-CoA hydratase-related protein: MTEILVEQPVPHVARVTINRPDARNAINGAVARALEQAVIETEADDDIRCVILTGAGDRAFCAGADLKEISAGRIRDLVTRAGGFAGFVRAARKKPWIAAVNGVALAGGTEILLACDMSVVSDDAKFGLPEVKRGLAALASGLYRLPRALPRAVALELIATGEPLSAERALDFGLVNRVVAKNDVAAQALALAEIIAANAPIAVRESLAIARDAFNRSEDELEAAAAAMGKKLALTEDYQEGPRAFIEKRAPRWTGR; encoded by the coding sequence GTGACCGAAATCCTTGTTGAACAGCCTGTCCCGCATGTGGCGCGAGTCACCATCAATCGTCCCGATGCGCGCAACGCGATCAACGGCGCGGTCGCCCGGGCGCTGGAACAGGCGGTCATCGAGACCGAAGCGGACGATGATATCCGTTGCGTCATTCTCACCGGCGCCGGCGATCGCGCATTCTGTGCCGGCGCCGATCTCAAGGAAATTTCCGCCGGCCGGATCCGTGATCTGGTGACGCGCGCGGGCGGTTTCGCCGGCTTCGTTCGGGCGGCGCGGAAAAAGCCCTGGATCGCCGCCGTCAACGGCGTTGCGCTGGCCGGCGGCACGGAAATCCTTCTGGCCTGCGACATGTCAGTGGTTTCGGACGACGCGAAATTCGGGCTTCCCGAGGTCAAACGGGGCCTGGCCGCCCTCGCGAGCGGTCTTTACCGGCTTCCACGGGCATTGCCGCGCGCCGTCGCGCTCGAACTGATTGCGACGGGTGAACCACTGTCCGCCGAACGCGCGCTGGATTTCGGACTGGTGAATCGGGTCGTCGCGAAAAACGATGTCGCCGCGCAGGCACTGGCCCTGGCGGAGATCATCGCGGCGAACGCACCGATTGCGGTCAGGGAAAGCCTAGCGATCGCTCGCGATGCCTTCAATCGCTCCGAGGACGAACTAGAAGCCGCGGCTGCTGCCATGGGTAAAAAGCTGGCGCTTACGGAAGATTATCAGGAAGGCCCTCGCGCCTTCATCGAGAAGCGCGCACCGCGCTGGACCGGTCGCTAA
- a CDS encoding acetyl-CoA acetyltransferase gives MTNVVIVGVGEIRDRPTEPSLGLDPLDLMASSARRAEQDSGLALLHQIDAVEVIHQITWRYEDTARKLCERLAIVPDRAIYHAGGGESPLRVLHDAALRIAQGESRIALVCGAEARSSVKKARNAGIDLPWPAKAKVMEHPWRVEEMLSAMGRAHGVAQPTYIYPLFENATLHAWGMTPAEAQAESALLWSRYAAVASHNPYAWMQQPVSPDEIGTVTSRNPLVAWPYHKLMVANPTVNQGAAVLVMTEERARALGIDPARMTYLVGGAASKEPEDYLDRDCYYASPSQQVVLEAATALNGGAFDQLELYSCFPCVPKMARRTLGLGEDVEPTVTGGLTFFGGPFNSYMLHATCAMVRRLRESSGSGLLYGQGDFVTKHHAVILSSQPGAEQLAVDYRVDGKADALRGPVPRIVESHSGSAEVESFTVLYGRENAVDRGIVILRTPEGHRTMARVPATDLPTLARLTDRLHSPIGARGTVTTAEDGLLEWRLS, from the coding sequence ATGACCAATGTGGTCATAGTTGGTGTCGGTGAGATCAGGGATCGGCCGACAGAGCCATCCCTGGGTCTCGATCCACTCGACTTGATGGCCTCCTCCGCCAGAAGAGCAGAGCAGGATAGCGGTCTTGCCCTGCTGCATCAGATCGATGCGGTTGAAGTGATTCATCAGATCACCTGGCGGTACGAGGATACCGCGCGCAAACTGTGCGAGCGGCTGGCGATCGTACCTGACCGTGCGATCTATCATGCCGGCGGCGGTGAAAGTCCGCTCAGGGTCCTCCACGATGCCGCCTTGCGCATCGCTCAAGGGGAATCCCGGATAGCATTGGTCTGCGGCGCCGAAGCTCGCAGCAGTGTTAAGAAGGCCCGCAATGCAGGCATTGACCTGCCATGGCCGGCAAAAGCCAAGGTCATGGAACATCCGTGGCGCGTCGAGGAAATGCTTTCGGCGATGGGCCGCGCGCACGGCGTGGCCCAGCCGACCTATATCTACCCCTTGTTCGAAAATGCGACCCTGCATGCCTGGGGGATGACACCGGCGGAGGCGCAGGCCGAATCCGCACTATTATGGTCCCGATACGCGGCGGTCGCGTCGCACAATCCCTATGCCTGGATGCAGCAGCCCGTATCTCCAGACGAAATCGGCACGGTCACATCCCGGAATCCGCTCGTTGCCTGGCCCTACCACAAGCTGATGGTCGCCAATCCGACTGTGAACCAGGGCGCGGCCGTACTCGTCATGACAGAGGAGAGGGCGCGCGCGCTCGGTATCGATCCTGCCCGCATGACCTATCTCGTCGGCGGCGCCGCTTCGAAGGAGCCAGAGGATTATCTGGACCGCGATTGCTATTATGCCTCGCCCTCGCAGCAAGTCGTTCTGGAAGCCGCCACGGCGCTGAACGGCGGCGCTTTCGACCAGCTCGAACTCTATAGCTGTTTTCCTTGCGTGCCAAAGATGGCGCGGCGCACCCTGGGGCTCGGCGAGGATGTCGAGCCTACGGTAACGGGTGGTCTCACCTTCTTCGGCGGCCCGTTCAACAGCTATATGCTGCACGCGACCTGTGCGATGGTTCGACGACTGAGGGAAAGCTCCGGCAGCGGACTGCTGTACGGCCAGGGCGATTTCGTGACCAAACATCACGCCGTCATTCTTTCGAGCCAGCCTGGTGCTGAGCAATTGGCGGTCGATTACCGGGTGGACGGCAAGGCTGACGCCTTGCGGGGTCCGGTGCCGCGGATTGTCGAAAGCCATAGCGGCAGCGCCGAGGTCGAAAGCTTTACTGTCCTTTATGGACGGGAAAATGCCGTCGATCGGGGGATCGTCATTTTGCGCACACCGGAGGGACATCGCACAATGGCGCGCGTTCCCGCCACCGACCTCCCGACCCTTGCGCGTCTGACCGACCGGCTCCACTCGCCGATCGGCGCGCGCGGAACAGTGACGACTGCCGAGGATGGGCTATTGGAATGGAGACTTTCGTGA
- a CDS encoding aldehyde dehydrogenase family protein, whose protein sequence is MKHYSMTIAGKAVDSSEVITVVNPATSAPLATAPDCSTEQLDEAVSSARAAYPGWRATSDSERRQVLKEAAGVLVANADELIRLLTSEQGKPHDEARVEIMGSAYWLSSLADMEIPVEVNEDTAERRSETRHVPIGVVAGISPWNFPVFLSFWKIAPALRAGNTMVLKPSPFTPLTMLRIGELLSGVIPDGVLNIISGGDALGPKVTAHPGIDKISFTGSTATGKRVMASAAADLKRVTLELGGNDAAIIMPDVDVDAVAKDLFWAAFRNSAQICIATKRMYVHEAIYDRLAKALTEYTQTVKMGDGSEQGTELGPVQNKLQYDRVVEIIKDCKDRGFRFLTGGDVAQDSPGYFIPVTIVDNPPEDSRVVQEEAFGPILPLIKFSEVEDVIARANASEYGLAGSVWSADTDAALSIAARLETGTVWINEVQHLTPFQAFAGHKQSGLGVENGLGGLLEYTVPQTITVKPAKAA, encoded by the coding sequence ATGAAACATTATTCCATGACGATCGCCGGCAAGGCAGTCGACAGCTCCGAAGTGATAACGGTTGTGAACCCGGCAACGAGCGCGCCGCTTGCGACCGCCCCGGATTGTTCTACCGAGCAGCTTGATGAGGCCGTCTCGAGCGCCCGCGCGGCCTATCCCGGTTGGCGGGCCACGTCGGACAGCGAGCGCAGACAGGTCCTCAAGGAGGCTGCGGGCGTACTGGTCGCGAACGCGGACGAACTGATTCGCCTGCTGACGAGCGAGCAGGGCAAACCGCATGACGAAGCGCGCGTAGAGATTATGGGCTCGGCCTATTGGCTGTCGTCGCTGGCTGACATGGAAATCCCGGTCGAGGTCAATGAAGACACGGCCGAGCGGCGCTCGGAAACGCGGCATGTGCCGATAGGGGTGGTCGCCGGCATCTCTCCCTGGAATTTTCCGGTATTCCTGTCGTTCTGGAAAATCGCTCCCGCCCTTCGAGCGGGCAATACGATGGTCCTGAAGCCATCGCCCTTCACGCCGCTGACAATGTTGCGAATTGGCGAGCTGCTGAGCGGCGTCATTCCCGACGGTGTACTCAACATCATTTCAGGCGGCGATGCGCTCGGCCCCAAGGTGACCGCTCACCCCGGCATCGACAAGATCAGCTTCACCGGATCGACCGCCACCGGCAAGCGCGTGATGGCGTCGGCCGCCGCCGATCTGAAGCGCGTCACGCTGGAACTCGGTGGGAACGATGCAGCGATTATCATGCCGGATGTCGATGTTGATGCCGTCGCGAAGGACCTGTTCTGGGCAGCGTTCCGCAATTCCGCTCAGATCTGCATCGCCACCAAGCGTATGTATGTCCATGAAGCCATTTATGACAGGCTTGCCAAGGCACTGACCGAATATACTCAGACGGTGAAGATGGGCGATGGTTCGGAGCAAGGAACTGAGCTTGGGCCTGTACAGAACAAGCTGCAGTACGACCGGGTCGTGGAGATCATCAAGGACTGCAAGGACCGGGGTTTTCGCTTTCTCACCGGCGGCGATGTCGCGCAGGACTCCCCGGGATATTTCATCCCGGTCACGATCGTGGACAATCCTCCGGAGGATTCGCGCGTGGTGCAGGAGGAGGCGTTCGGGCCAATTCTGCCCCTCATCAAGTTCAGCGAAGTGGAAGACGTCATCGCCCGGGCCAATGCGTCGGAATATGGCCTGGCGGGCTCGGTCTGGTCCGCCGATACCGACGCAGCGCTGTCGATCGCGGCGCGTCTCGAAACCGGCACGGTGTGGATCAACGAAGTGCAACATCTGACGCCATTTCAAGCATTCGCAGGGCACAAGCAATCCGGGCTCGGTGTCGAGAACGGCCTTGGCGGATTGCTCGAATATACCGTGCCGCAGACGATCACGGTGAAGCCGGCCAAGGCGGCCTGA
- a CDS encoding NAD(P)-dependent alcohol dehydrogenase, whose amino-acid sequence MKITAAIATAPKADFELADLQLDEPRADEILVRIAAVGLCHTDLVARDQILPVPLPAVFGHEGAGVVVRVGANVSKVAEGDHVVLTFRSCGVCARCVAGEPTYCEQALALNYTGCRPDGSKSLHRHDAPVSSNFFGQSSFATYALAYEANVVKVDPAIPLDLLGPLGCGVQTGAGAVLRALACPKGSSIVILGGGSVGLSAVLGAVLAECATIIVSDPITERRALAMELGATHVLDPTVERVDKMVRGLTGAGADYALDTTGAGPVMESALASLRPHGTLGLLGVPSNPTQGLPGLASTVLLSGYTIKGIIEGDSEPDSFIPELLSHYLAGRFPFDKLISRYRFDQINEAVRDHHEGKIVKAVLTMPDPVQ is encoded by the coding sequence ATGAAGATTACCGCGGCAATCGCCACGGCGCCTAAAGCCGATTTCGAGCTTGCCGACCTGCAGCTTGACGAACCTCGCGCCGATGAGATCCTGGTCCGCATCGCAGCGGTCGGACTTTGCCACACCGACCTTGTGGCCCGGGATCAAATCCTGCCAGTGCCGCTGCCGGCGGTGTTCGGGCACGAGGGCGCCGGTGTCGTCGTCCGCGTCGGCGCCAATGTTTCGAAGGTCGCCGAGGGCGACCATGTTGTTTTGACATTTCGTTCTTGCGGCGTGTGCGCCCGCTGCGTCGCGGGAGAACCCACCTACTGTGAACAGGCGTTGGCGTTGAACTACACCGGCTGTCGCCCGGACGGCTCAAAGTCGCTGCATCGTCACGACGCGCCGGTTTCGAGCAACTTCTTCGGGCAATCGTCCTTTGCGACCTATGCGCTGGCGTATGAGGCGAACGTCGTGAAGGTTGATCCGGCAATTCCCCTTGACCTGCTTGGTCCCTTGGGATGCGGAGTGCAGACCGGGGCTGGCGCTGTCTTGCGCGCGCTGGCCTGCCCGAAAGGATCATCCATCGTCATTCTGGGGGGAGGATCGGTCGGGCTCAGCGCGGTTCTGGGCGCAGTTCTGGCGGAATGCGCCACCATCATCGTTTCCGATCCGATAACGGAAAGGCGCGCGTTAGCGATGGAACTCGGCGCAACGCATGTTCTGGACCCAACTGTCGAGAGGGTGGACAAGATGGTCCGCGGCCTGACGGGCGCTGGCGCCGACTATGCCCTGGATACGACCGGAGCCGGCCCCGTGATGGAGAGTGCGCTCGCCAGCCTGCGGCCCCATGGCACGCTCGGCCTGCTCGGCGTTCCTTCCAATCCGACGCAAGGGCTTCCCGGGCTCGCCTCAACGGTGCTGCTGTCCGGTTACACCATCAAGGGGATCATCGAGGGCGATAGTGAGCCCGACAGCTTCATCCCCGAACTCCTGTCGCACTATCTCGCGGGCCGGTTCCCCTTCGACAAGCTCATCAGCAGGTATCGGTTCGATCAAATCAACGAGGCAGTGCGGGACCATCATGAGGGCAAGATCGTGAAGGCGGTCCTGACGATGCCCGATCCGGTCCAATAG
- a CDS encoding LuxR C-terminal-related transcriptional regulator — MLKTLARATKPMSFTVPLSTPHDPAGGFVPTRAFARLQQGKASVTLLSAPPGYGKTTLLRAYARSIEHAGGCVDWCQLDRIVAGGQPGENADIIFIDDAQDADPGKFARLIRTITSNDAAQRYVIATRTLPDMDWIGLMAKGRIEILDVEILALNDDEVGAILELYAGCRPTADQAGKVARWIEGWPIGAQCYGMLARRRGGWANIDIREVYPREDLGHYLNESIYSELDDAMRRFLLDLADLGRFSPAMLREVIDPSAELLLQRARLENVMIVPAAGGGEWLRLHGIFQQFLEAKKRQAGAAKSIDLLRAASSWCERREAFCDAIDYAFGAGDCQRAQALIVAHAAHIAHGLGELPKMLVWTEQLEELGQSISIPLRLWKIWALVLALQVDQARAELEILDRQMPDDAPSLWLAHRDRLRVSLAARGDNVPALIELADSWMGRWEDLDAFHTAAVCVLRAFAHHRLGDRHAARRDLMIARQRAGEAGGLYGQLWVAKAEAYLEFQSGRVTRAREIILSAIARAHESDEMAASTIGTVHLLAARILVETGEAARAREHLAAGHLHVGDNGLIETHIAALEAATLLAEDSDGVDAALCETHHRLVRGLRYGVSADLLAVALQLRNGRAADASDDFRAAFSRDEAGGWLHCATGLDIPGYMTPDIEQAYAWVALGEGKIAEAAAIASKLLVPAELAGHARDHISLLMLSTTCSAKLGRMGDAKRNFERAIRMASDRGFCRTIVDHGWGLTTLLAETELASAIAATGAPLLAALRMRYGIAVDGSDAQILVDRLTAREHEVLVLLDTGLTSQKIADHLDLGLSTTKWHIQNIYNKLDVRNRSGALARARRLALL, encoded by the coding sequence ATGCTCAAGACCCTGGCGCGAGCCACAAAGCCAATGTCCTTTACTGTGCCGCTTTCGACGCCCCACGATCCTGCCGGCGGCTTTGTACCGACCCGGGCTTTCGCGCGTCTCCAGCAGGGCAAGGCCAGTGTTACGCTCCTTTCGGCTCCCCCCGGCTATGGCAAGACGACGCTTTTGCGCGCCTACGCCCGCTCCATTGAACACGCAGGCGGCTGCGTCGATTGGTGTCAACTGGATCGAATCGTAGCCGGCGGTCAGCCTGGCGAGAATGCCGACATCATTTTCATCGATGATGCGCAGGATGCTGATCCGGGCAAGTTCGCGCGCCTGATCCGTACCATCACATCCAATGATGCTGCGCAGCGATATGTGATCGCAACGCGGACCCTGCCCGACATGGATTGGATAGGCCTGATGGCCAAAGGCCGGATCGAGATTCTCGACGTCGAGATCCTCGCCTTGAATGACGATGAGGTCGGCGCGATCCTTGAACTCTATGCCGGATGTAGGCCGACCGCCGACCAAGCGGGAAAGGTGGCACGTTGGATCGAAGGCTGGCCAATCGGAGCGCAATGCTATGGCATGCTTGCCCGGCGCCGTGGCGGGTGGGCGAACATCGACATCCGCGAGGTATATCCGCGCGAGGACCTCGGCCATTATCTTAATGAGAGCATATATTCCGAGCTGGACGACGCCATGCGCCGCTTCCTGCTCGACCTCGCCGATCTGGGTCGATTCTCGCCAGCCATGCTGCGCGAGGTCATCGATCCTTCGGCCGAGCTTCTTCTGCAGCGGGCCAGGCTCGAAAACGTGATGATCGTGCCGGCAGCAGGCGGTGGCGAGTGGCTGCGATTGCACGGAATATTCCAGCAGTTTCTCGAGGCGAAAAAGCGCCAGGCGGGCGCCGCGAAAAGCATAGACCTCCTTCGCGCAGCGAGTTCATGGTGCGAACGACGCGAAGCTTTTTGCGATGCGATCGATTATGCGTTCGGAGCCGGTGATTGTCAGCGGGCGCAGGCCCTGATCGTCGCACACGCGGCGCATATCGCGCATGGCCTCGGTGAACTGCCAAAAATGCTGGTGTGGACCGAACAGCTGGAGGAGCTGGGGCAGTCGATCTCGATTCCGTTAAGACTCTGGAAAATATGGGCGCTGGTGCTGGCGTTGCAGGTGGATCAGGCGCGAGCCGAACTTGAGATCCTCGACCGCCAGATGCCCGACGACGCGCCGAGCCTCTGGCTGGCCCATCGCGACAGGCTTCGCGTCAGTCTGGCAGCCCGTGGCGATAACGTGCCGGCGCTCATCGAGCTTGCGGACAGCTGGATGGGGCGTTGGGAAGATCTCGATGCCTTTCACACCGCTGCCGTTTGCGTCTTGCGCGCATTTGCCCATCATCGGCTGGGCGACCGGCACGCTGCCCGGCGGGATCTGATGATCGCCCGCCAGCGAGCAGGAGAGGCAGGCGGGTTATATGGCCAACTCTGGGTCGCGAAGGCCGAGGCCTATCTCGAGTTCCAGTCGGGACGCGTGACCCGGGCGAGAGAGATCATTCTGTCCGCTATCGCCCGCGCCCATGAGTCCGACGAGATGGCGGCGTCGACAATCGGCACCGTTCACCTTCTCGCCGCAAGGATATTGGTCGAGACAGGAGAGGCTGCACGCGCACGGGAACATCTTGCCGCTGGCCATCTCCATGTCGGCGACAATGGCTTGATAGAAACGCATATAGCGGCGCTCGAAGCGGCGACATTGCTCGCAGAGGACTCCGATGGCGTCGATGCGGCATTATGCGAAACCCACCACCGTCTGGTTCGCGGGCTGCGTTACGGCGTTAGTGCCGATCTTCTGGCAGTGGCCTTGCAACTCCGGAACGGTCGGGCGGCTGACGCATCCGACGACTTCCGGGCAGCATTTTCTCGGGACGAGGCGGGGGGATGGCTGCATTGCGCTACCGGACTTGACATCCCCGGCTATATGACGCCGGACATTGAGCAGGCCTATGCCTGGGTGGCGCTTGGCGAAGGCAAGATCGCGGAGGCCGCGGCAATCGCCAGCAAGTTGCTTGTCCCCGCCGAGTTGGCGGGACATGCGCGCGATCATATTTCGCTCCTCATGCTTTCAACGACCTGCTCGGCAAAGCTTGGAAGAATGGGAGACGCCAAGCGCAATTTCGAGCGCGCAATCCGTATGGCCAGCGACAGGGGTTTCTGCCGGACGATTGTTGATCATGGATGGGGCCTGACGACCCTCCTTGCGGAAACCGAACTGGCGTCAGCCATAGCGGCAACCGGCGCACCTCTTCTTGCTGCCCTCCGCATGCGCTATGGCATAGCCGTTGATGGCAGTGATGCGCAGATCCTCGTCGACCGGCTGACAGCGCGCGAGCACGAGGTTCTCGTACTGCTGGATACAGGGCTTACCAGTCAGAAGATCGCCGATCATCTGGATCTGGGACTGTCGACGACAAAGTGGCACATTCAGAATATCTACAACAAGCTCGACGTCCGCAATCGGTCGGGCGCGCTCGCGCGCGCGCGGCGACTGGCCTTGCTGTAA
- a CDS encoding acetyl-CoA C-acetyltransferase — MAQAYIVDAVRTAGGRRNGRLSGVHPADLAGDVLSALVARTGIDPTSIEDVVLGCVTQVGEQSFAFARNAVLASTLPASVPAVTVDRQCGSSQQAVQFAAQAVLSGTQDVVIAAGAESMSRVPMFSNQTGDAGPISERIRQRFGVESFSQFEGAEMIARKYGYSREALDRFSLHSHQLAAAAIAAGAFEQEIVPVSIETPDGPGVHLVDEGVRSDTSLEKLGSLKTLVEGGVITAGNSSQICDGASALLVVSERALKDHGLTPLARIHAMVVTAGDPVIMLEEPIAATQRLLERAGMSIDDIDLYEVNEAFAPVPLAWLDSLKADPERLNVHGGSIALGHPLGSSGTKLMATLVHALRGRGKRYGLQTMCEAGGIANAMIIEAL, encoded by the coding sequence ATGGCACAAGCATATATCGTCGATGCCGTGCGAACGGCGGGCGGCCGTCGCAATGGCCGTCTTTCCGGTGTTCATCCTGCCGATCTGGCCGGTGACGTACTTTCGGCGCTTGTCGCGCGTACCGGTATTGATCCGACGTCGATCGAGGATGTGGTGCTCGGTTGCGTGACGCAGGTGGGAGAACAGTCATTCGCCTTTGCGCGCAATGCAGTGCTTGCCTCCACCTTGCCGGCTTCGGTGCCGGCGGTGACCGTCGACCGTCAATGCGGCAGTTCCCAGCAGGCCGTCCAGTTCGCCGCCCAGGCGGTACTGTCAGGCACGCAGGATGTGGTGATCGCCGCAGGTGCGGAGAGCATGTCGCGCGTGCCGATGTTCTCCAACCAGACCGGCGATGCGGGCCCGATTAGCGAGCGTATCCGCCAGCGATTTGGCGTGGAGAGCTTCAGCCAGTTCGAGGGCGCCGAGATGATCGCGCGCAAATATGGCTATTCCCGCGAGGCGCTCGACCGCTTCTCGTTGCACAGCCATCAGCTTGCAGCGGCCGCAATCGCGGCAGGAGCATTCGAGCAGGAGATCGTACCGGTTAGCATCGAGACGCCGGATGGGCCCGGCGTTCATCTGGTCGACGAGGGTGTTCGTTCGGACACATCACTTGAGAAGCTCGGGTCGCTAAAGACGCTGGTTGAAGGGGGCGTCATCACTGCTGGCAATTCCAGCCAGATTTGCGACGGCGCTTCGGCATTGCTCGTTGTCAGCGAACGGGCGCTGAAAGATCATGGCTTGACCCCTCTTGCCCGTATCCATGCGATGGTCGTCACCGCCGGCGATCCGGTAATCATGCTCGAGGAACCGATCGCCGCGACGCAGAGACTTCTTGAACGCGCCGGCATGTCGATCGACGACATCGACCTGTATGAAGTGAATGAGGCCTTCGCGCCCGTGCCGCTTGCTTGGCTCGACAGTCTCAAGGCCGACCCGGAGCGCCTTAACGTGCATGGCGGATCCATCGCGCTGGGCCATCCGCTTGGCTCCTCGGGAACGAAGCTGATGGCGACCCTGGTCCATGCGCTTCGCGGACGCGGCAAGCGCTATGGCTTGCAGACGATGTGCGAGGCGGGCGGCATCGCCAATGCCATGATTATCGAAGCGCTTTGA
- a CDS encoding phosphotransferase — translation MVSRQEDQARLGQGAVVSAAGQDANLGTTPVREGYAFDEQALTRWMSDNIAGFEGPITVEQFKGGQSNPTYKLTSPSGVYVLRRKPPGQLLKGAHAIEREARILQALGQADFPVARVHGLCTDDGVIGSWFYVMDMVEGRIFWDATIPEVSADERPAYFDAMNATIAQLHSLDPTAIGLGDYGSPGNYFARQIARWSQQYLDDTDAGRDPNMDRLVAWLPANIPADEGESSIVHGDFRIDNMIFHPTEPKVLAVLDWELSTLGHPLADFAYHAMMYHMPPHIVAGLAGADIAVLNIPTEADYVAAYCRRTGRDAIVGYRFALAFNFFRLAAIFHGIKGRAIRGTAASAQARERAASFPELAALAVAQIPEGS, via the coding sequence ATGGTCTCTCGCCAAGAAGATCAAGCGCGACTGGGACAAGGCGCAGTCGTGAGCGCGGCCGGACAGGACGCCAATCTCGGCACGACGCCGGTACGCGAAGGCTATGCCTTTGACGAACAGGCGCTTACCCGCTGGATGAGCGACAATATCGCGGGTTTTGAAGGTCCGATCACGGTCGAGCAGTTCAAGGGTGGGCAGTCCAATCCCACCTACAAGCTTACATCGCCTTCGGGCGTCTATGTCCTGCGCCGGAAGCCTCCCGGGCAGTTGCTCAAGGGCGCCCACGCCATCGAGCGCGAGGCGAGAATACTCCAGGCGCTCGGACAGGCCGATTTTCCGGTCGCGCGGGTCCATGGCTTGTGCACTGACGACGGCGTGATCGGCTCCTGGTTCTATGTCATGGACATGGTCGAAGGGCGCATCTTCTGGGATGCGACCATCCCGGAGGTCAGTGCTGATGAGCGCCCCGCCTATTTCGACGCGATGAACGCGACGATCGCGCAGCTTCACAGCCTTGATCCGACCGCGATCGGGCTGGGCGACTACGGCAGTCCGGGCAATTATTTCGCTCGACAGATCGCGCGATGGTCGCAGCAATATCTTGACGACACTGACGCAGGCCGCGACCCGAACATGGATCGGCTGGTCGCGTGGCTCCCGGCCAATATCCCGGCGGACGAGGGCGAGAGCAGCATCGTCCACGGAGACTTCCGCATCGACAACATGATCTTCCATCCCACCGAACCCAAGGTGCTCGCGGTGCTCGACTGGGAACTCTCGACCCTCGGCCACCCATTGGCGGATTTTGCCTATCATGCGATGATGTATCACATGCCGCCGCATATCGTCGCAGGGCTCGCCGGAGCGGACATAGCGGTACTGAACATACCGACCGAGGCCGACTATGTCGCGGCTTATTGCCGCCGTACCGGTCGTGACGCCATCGTTGGCTACCGTTTCGCGCTGGCGTTCAACTTCTTTCGCCTCGCGGCGATCTTTCACGGCATCAAGGGCCGCGCGATCCGCGGCACCGCGGCGTCCGCGCAGGCGCGTGAGCGCGCTGCGTCCTTTCCCGAACTCGCGGCCCTGGCGGTTGCTCAAATTCCAGAAGGATCATGA
- a CDS encoding TetR family transcriptional regulator: MARVGVRVDENGRVAARERLLDATSALLSERDTLEISLNEISVRSGLNHGLVNYYFGGKEGLLLALLERDATRALNELEYLVGQQIAPLRKLELHIRGVINVYFRYPYINRLINRLQSDNANTARELARIFIAPLQRYQAMIIEECRETGGITPIEPHLFYYTVIGACEFLFHSRNTLPYLSGPPEITPDLKDAYADHLVRILLDGLKTRSERPV; the protein is encoded by the coding sequence ATGGCCAGAGTCGGGGTCCGGGTTGACGAGAACGGCCGCGTTGCAGCGCGAGAGCGGTTGCTGGATGCGACCAGCGCGCTCCTGAGCGAACGCGATACGCTCGAGATTTCCCTCAATGAGATTTCCGTACGGTCCGGGCTGAACCATGGGTTGGTGAACTATTATTTCGGCGGAAAGGAAGGCTTGCTTCTGGCGCTGCTTGAGCGCGATGCAACCAGGGCTCTCAACGAGCTCGAGTATCTTGTCGGCCAGCAGATCGCGCCATTAAGAAAACTGGAACTGCATATCCGAGGCGTAATCAATGTCTACTTCCGCTACCCCTATATCAACCGCCTGATCAACCGCCTGCAGTCGGACAACGCAAACACCGCACGCGAACTGGCGCGGATATTCATCGCCCCGCTTCAAAGGTATCAGGCAATGATCATCGAGGAGTGTCGAGAAACAGGCGGAATTACACCCATCGAACCGCATCTATTCTACTACACCGTGATCGGCGCGTGTGAATTTCTCTTTCACTCGCGCAATACACTTCCCTATCTGTCCGGCCCCCCGGAGATCACGCCAGATCTCAAAGACGCTTACGCTGATCATCTCGTACGAATTCTTCTTGATGGACTGAAGACCAGAAGCGAGCGTCCCGTTTAG
- a CDS encoding GFA family protein, which yields MTTAETASGSCLCGRITYALASTPLLTGICHCTHCQKQSGSAFSVNLVVKRADLAISGEMASFADRGESGAEIYRRFCAACGSPILTESSNGSDIVFLKAGTLDDKRSIAPTIQIWCQSAQPWCSKTLELESFDRNLPS from the coding sequence ATGACGACCGCAGAAACGGCGAGCGGTTCATGCTTATGCGGAAGGATTACCTACGCGCTCGCGTCCACCCCTCTGCTGACAGGGATTTGCCATTGCACGCATTGCCAGAAGCAGAGCGGTAGCGCCTTCTCCGTAAACCTGGTGGTCAAGCGCGCCGACCTTGCGATCTCCGGAGAGATGGCATCCTTTGCTGATCGTGGCGAGAGCGGCGCGGAGATCTACCGGCGTTTCTGCGCGGCGTGCGGTTCACCCATCCTGACCGAATCCTCGAATGGGTCGGACATCGTCTTTCTGAAGGCGGGAACTCTCGACGATAAACGCAGCATTGCGCCGACGATCCAGATATGGTGTCAAAGCGCCCAGCCTTGGTGCTCTAAGACGCTGGAACTGGAAAGTTTCGACCGAAATCTTCCGAGCTGA